A segment of the Flavobacteriales bacterium genome:
AGGAACGTGCGGTCGCGCGTGCTGAGCTGCACCAGGCATACCTTCTCCTTGTACCGGTGGAAGCTGCTTGCCTCGGTGTCGAGGGCGATGATCGAAGCCGCTCCGAGTTCCGTGGCGCACTTGGCCAGTGCGGCATGCGCGGTGATTAGTTCGAAGCTGGCCACGTTCGTGTGCGAAGCGTTTCGAATGGGTCAGATGTAGCGTTCGCCGCTCTCGGCGGTGAGCTCGTTCACGAATTGCTTGATCTGCTGCTCGTCACGCTTGCGACAGACCAGGAGCGCGTCGTTGGTGCTCACCACGATGCAATCCTCGAGGCCCTGCAGGACGAGCAACCGATCATCGTGCGCATGCACCACATTGCCGCTGCATTCATGGAGCTTCACGGAGCTCCCAATGGCCGCATTGCCATGCGCATCCTTGGGCAGGTGGGTGTACAAGCTGCCCCAGGTGCCCAGGTCGCTCCATCCGAAATCGCCCATCACCGTGAAGGCATCGGCGGTTTTCTCCATGATGCCATAATCGATGCTCTCACTGGCGCATTCGGCGTACACTTCCTGGATGGCTGATCGCTCTTCTGCCGTTCCGATCGAACCGCTGCGCCTGTCGAACGACGCTTGCATCTCCGGCAGATGGCGATGGAAAGCGGCGTCGATGCTCTTGAGCGTCCAGATGAAGATGCCTGCGTTCCAGAGGAAATCGCCGCTCTCGATGAAGCGCTGGGCCGTGGCATGATCGGGTTTCTCCGTGAAGGTCTTCACCTTCTTCACGCGGGGATGCATGGTGCCATCTCCATCTTGGAATTGGATATAGCCGTAGCCGGTATCTGGGCGGCTGGGCACGATGCCGAGCGTTACCAGGCAATCGCCCGATCGCGCCTGCTTCACCGCGGTGCGGATCGTCTCATGGAAGGCTTCCTCTTTCAGCACCAGGTGATCGCTTGGCGCCACGATGATGGCTGCGTTGGGGTCGTGCCTGCCGATCACGGCATTCGCGTAAGCCACGCACGGTGCCGTGTTCTTGCGCTGTGGTTCTTCCAGGATCTGCCAATCGGCCAGGTCGGGGAGCTGCTCACGCACGATGGCGGCATACCGATCATTGGTGACCACCAGGATGCGCTCCTTGCCGCAGATGGGCACGAATCGGTCGTAGGTCTGCTGAAGGAGCGTGCGCCCCAATCCCAGGAAGTCGAGGAACTGCTTGGGATATGCGGTGCGGCTCATGGGCCAGAAGCGGCTTCCAACGCCGCCTGCCATGATCACGCACCAGGTATTCTCATTGCTCATGCGGCGCGCAAGGTATCGGCTCCGGCTCAGGCAAGTGAAGCGTTTCCGGTTTGGTTGTCCCGACTTCGATCAACGGGTCCATGAGGAAGGAGCGCCCATCGCTCAGGCATTTGCATTTGAATCTCTTCCGGAGCCGGGGGCCTTTCAGGTAGAGGGCCTTGCGGTATCTGAAAATGGCCCCTTCGGGCAGATCCTCCAAGTGCAGGCCGGGCTTGGGGTCATGCCGGTGCAAGGCGCGCATGAGCTGGGGGTCGGCGCAGCTGCTCGCGGGAGGGCGGCCCATGTGCAGGGTGAGTGCCAGCAGCACATCGGGAGGCAATACCGCAGGGCTCAAATACGGCCGCATCAATCGCTTGTAGGCCATGCGCCATTCGTGGCCATGCGGTTCGGCGCGGGGAGCCTCAATGAATACGGCGTGATGGGCGAACTCGTGGACCAACGTCACCAGGAAGGCATACGGGTTCAGGTCGCCGTTCACGCTGATCCGCGGCGATCGGCCCGATCGGTCGTTGCGGTAATCGCCCAATTTGGTGGCGCGTGCCCGCGTGATCCGGATCCGCACGGGATGCGCGCGCAGCCAATCGAGCACGGGCGGCCAAGCGCCTTCTGGCAGGGATTGGCGCAGGAGGTCGAGAGCGTGCGCGCGGGGGGGCATGGTGCCGCTCAGCTAGGTTCGCCCAGCTGCGGCCCCGGGAACGCCAGGCTGTCATCAACAGGGGGGCGCAAATGGCCCCAGCTCGGGCAATCGCAGCCGCGCTTCTTCCGGTATTTGAGCGTTTTCCGGGGGCGGCTTCCGCAGGCCGTGGCCAATAGGACCACGAGGAGGGCAAGCAGGATCGAACGGGCGGGCGTGGGCATCGAGTCGCGGCGCCAAGGTATGCGCGTATGGGCGTGGCCTACATTCGCCGCACACCTCCAGCGTGGGCGTCCTGTTCCATATCGGCCAGTACATGCTGCTGCTGCGCGAGACCTTCATGCGGCCAGAGCGCCTCAGCCTTTATTGGTCGCGTACCTTGGAAGAGATGGACCTGCTTGGGGTCAAGAGCCTCGGCATCGTGGCTCTGCTCTCGGCCTTCATGGGCGCGGTGATCACCATCCAGACCAAGACCAACATCGACAGTCCGTTGATCCAGGCCTGGGTCGTTGGCTTCGCTACCCGGCAGAGCACCATCCTGGAGTTCAGCCCAACGGTGATCTCGCTGATCCTGGCCGGCAAAGTGGGCAGCAGCATCGCTGCCGAGATCGGCTCCATGCGCGTGAAGGAGCAGATCGACGCGCTTGATATCATGGGCGTGAACTCGGCCGGCTACCTGATACTCCCGAAGATCGTGGCCACCATGGTGATCAACCCTTTCCTGGTCATGATCAGCATGTTCCTGGGCATCTTCAGCGGGTGGTTCGCGGGCGTGCAGACTGGCATCGTGCAGAGCGACGACTTCCTCACCGGCATCCAGCTCGATTTCAAGGTGTACCACGTGGTGTACGCGCTGATCAAGACGGTCGTCTTCGCTTTCCTGATCGCCACGGTGAGCGCATACCAGGGCTATTACACCCGGGGCGGCACCCGCGAGGTGGGTGTGAGCAGCACGCGGGCCGTGGTATTCAGCAGCATGGCCATCCTGCTGGCCAACCTGATCCTCACGCAGATGCTGCTGCTATGATCACGGTCGAAGGCCTGGGCAAGCGGTTCGGCAGCGTGCAGGTGCTAGAGGGCATTGATGCGGAATTCCGCAAAGGCAAGGTGAACCAGGTCATCGGCCGCAGCGGATCTGGCAAGAGCGTGCTGGCCAAGTGCATGGTGGGGCTTCACCGTCCCGAAGAAGGACGCGTGCTCTATGAGGGGCGTTCCTTCCATGACATGGAGCCCGAGGAGAAGCGCCTCATCCGCCAGCGCATCGGCATGCTCTTCCAGGGCTCCGCGCTCTTCGACAGCCTCAATGTGATCGAGAACGTGATGTTCCCCCTGCGGATGTTCGGAACCATGCCGAAGAGCGAGATGGCCGATCGTGCGCACAGTTGCCTGAAGCGCGTGAGCATCATCGACAAGGATGCGCTGTTCCCAGCGGAGCTGAGCGGTGGCATGCAGAAGCGCGTGGGCATCGCGCGGGCCATTGCCATGGAGCCGCAATACCTGTTCTGCGACGAGCCCAACAGCGGCCTTGACCCGCAGACCAGCATCGTGATCGACGACCTGATCAAGGACATCACCGAGGAGGCCGGGATCACCACCGTGGTGATCACGCACGACATGAACAGCGTGATGGAGACCGGCGAGCACATCCTCTTCATCCACAAGGGCCGCAAATGGTGGGAGGGCAGCCGGGAAGAGCTTCTCAACAGCGACAACAAGGAGCTCAACGAGTTCGTCTTCGCCGGCAGCCTCATGCGGCAGGTGAAGAAGGCCATGGGCGGCTGATCCGGCGGGCTGCGGGATCATCAGAACGAAGAAGCCCCCGATGCAGACGCATCGGGGGCTTCCTCGTTCTGGACTATCCCTTACTTCAGCGTCACGCGCTGCGCGGTGCTGGCCTTGCCGTCGCTCACGCGCACGGTGTACACGCCAGCGGCTTCTCCACGGAGGTCAAGGGTGGAGCTGCCGGTGGTGCGGGTGTTAAGCACCTCGCGGCCCAGCATGTCCGTGACCTGGATGGTGAAGCTGCCGCCCTGCTCAGCACGGAACTGCAGCAAGCCGTCGGCGCTCGGGTTCGGGAAGATCGAGATGCCGGTGAGGTCGTTGGCCTCGGTGATCCCGATCGAGGGGTTCAGGCCCAATCGGATGTGGTAGGCATTGCCGTTGGTGTACACCTGATCCTGAGGGATCTCGATGCCAGCGGCCAGGCCGGGCTGGGGCACGGTGAGGTCGTCGATGACACGCATGTTCGTGGTGCCGCCGCTGCTGTACATCTTCACGCCCACGTAGTAGCCACCGGGCTGGATCACATAGGGCGTCTCGAAGGCCACGGTCACCTTGCCGTCGGCGATGTGCCCGGCGTTGATCTCGGTGACGTTCTGGTTCTCGTACAACGGGGCTTCGAGCTGGCCTGCGGCGCTGAGCACCGTGTCGTAAATGGCCGGGAAGAAGTAGGCGCCCTCATCCGAAGCGTTCGTGATGCCGATCTCGAGGCCGTAGATCGTGGTGGCCGTCTTGATCTCGTAGTAATTGAAGAGCACCAGGCCATCGGCGGCATCCGTGAAGCTATTGGTGCCCGTGGAGGTCAATGATTCGTAACCGGCAGGGTGGTTGCCGATTCCATCGAGCGTGTACCAATCGTTGTTCACCTCGAAGTTGCGCAGGTAGGTGTTGTTGTCCGTGTCGTCCTCCTGCGGGGTCTCCGTAGCGGCAAGCCCGAAGGTCGCGTTGTAAGTGCCGACACCCAAGGCGCCCGGCAACATGAAGCTCTCATCCCAAAGCCCAGCCTCACCGCTTGCAAGGTTCACAGGGTTGCTGGTGCTCAGGAAGGGGGTCGGGCCGGTAACGTTCATCGCCACGGTGGCGTTGGTCATGGCATTCACGCCGAAGTTGAGGTAATTGCCGCCGATCTGCATCGTGGGGTTCAGCTGGTTCTCCGGGATGCGGCCATACTCCTCGCCGTTGCCGGTGTGGCTCAAGAAACCGCTCTCCATCACCAAATCGTAAGGGGGTTGGTCCATCACCTTGAAATCGTCCACGTACCAGGTGTAGCCCCAGATGCCCACGAAGAGCAGGCGCACCCAAACCTGAGGTTGGTCGCCAGCAGCTGCAGAGATGTTGATGCGTCGCAGGGTGGGGTTGCCGGGCGAAACACCCTGGGTGAGTTCACCGGGCTCGAACACGTAGAACACATTGCTCATGCCGCTGATGTCCGAACCAGGCTCAAGCGTGGTGGGCCAATCCGTGTTGTTCGTGCTCACCACCAGATAGGTCTGCTCGTTGTTGTACTCCCTGTATTGCGTCTGGAATTCAACGATAACGTTCGGATAACCAGCGGTGCTGAACGAGTTGGCCGTGGTCAGATTGGCGCGCTCCAGGTTAGCCGTGTTGTTGTTGAAGCCATCGGAGTCGTACATCGCATATCCATTGCCGGCTGTGGGGCTCTGGATGGCAGGCGTGGGGTAGTCTCCCGTTCCAGCGATGCCAACGCCGATTTCCCATTGGTTGTTGTTCGGAAGGGTGCCTTGGTGGTCGCTGCTGATCGACCAGTCGGCTTCATTGGAGAAATCGCTCTCCCAGAGGATGGTGCTGCGCGCGCCCCCCAGCAACGGCCCCACTTGAACAGCAGGATCGAGTGAGGGCTTGGCGGTGAAGCGGGGGCCTTGATAGGCGGTTTTCTGCGCGCTCACGGTGCCGGCAATGGCCACGCAGAGCAGCAGGGTCGAGTAGATCTTCTTCATCGTTTTTGGTTTTCGGGATCCACGAGGGGTTAGGGTGCAAAGAAACCACGCGTCACCTGATTTCCAAGGGATGAAGCGTGGCAGTTCGGCTGCCAATCTTGCGAGCCCGACGAATGGTGGCTTCATGGGCCCTGAGTAATCCGTGTGTTGGCCGGCTATGCCGGGTTGGAGGCGGGTGGGTGGGCTGAACGGTTCGGCATAGGGCCAACGCAAAAGCCGCCTCACTGGGGTGAGACGGCTTCTGCTGGATAGCTCTGCTGGATCTAGCGCTCCACGCTCATGCGCTTGGTCACGGTCACATCGCCCGCGCGCAGGGTGTAGAGGTAGAGGCCCTCGGTGAGTTCCTGCACATTGAGTTGGCTGCGGTAGCTGCCAGCCGGGCGGTAACCCTCAGCGATGCGCTTCACCAGTTTGCCGCTCACATCGTGCAGCTCGATCACCACGCTGGCGCCTTTATCCAGGGTGTAAGGGATCACGGTGGTGTTGCGGCTGGGGTTCGGGATGTTCTGCCCCAGACCAACGCCGTCAACCGCCGTGAGCGTGCCCACGCTGGCCGTCGGGTCGAAGTTCATCTGTACCATCGGCGTGGTGGTGGTGTAGAACCAGTCCTCGCCTTGCGTGGGGCTGATGTAGTAGATGAAGGAGGTTTGCTCTTCGCTGGTGCCGCTGTTCCCGACCCGGATATTGCCGTAGCAGTGCACCGTGAGCAGGTAGTCCGTCTGGGCGTCGAGGGCAACGGGCGGGTTGAAGGTGATGTTGGTGAAATTGCTGCTTCCGTTGCCGCCGAGCATCGATTGTGCGATCACCACTTCCTCGCTGGTGGCGATGATCGGGAAGTCAGCCTGGTTCACATCGCGCAGCTCGGCGGTGATGATGGCGCCAATCTCCGAACCGGTGTTCAGAGCCACACGAGCCGAATGCAAGTCAGTGGCGTTTGCTACATAGAAAGTGTTGCCCAGGATCAGCACGCTGCCGTCGCCGGCGCCGTCCTCGAAGCTGGAGATGGCGCCCAGGTCTCGGCCGTAGAAATACTGGCTCACGCCGAAGCTGGCCATGGCGCTGTTATCGGCTGGTGTGTTATCCGGGTTGGTGGCAGAGATGCCGAAGGTGACGTCGTAGGTGCCGGCCACAGCGGGGGGCGTGAACGAAGGATTGATCCACACCTTCTGCTCGGCGGGGCAGAGCGGGAAAGAACCCAGGCTCTGATCCTGATTCAGCACCGTATTACCGCCTTGCGCCACGGTGAAGTTGGCTACAGTGCCATCCTGCGGGATAGTGCTGTTATTCAGCACCGTCATGTTCAAAGGAACAGGGCGCAGCTGGTTGAAGGGGTAAAGGGAATAGCGGAGCGAATCGTAGGTGAGGGCCAAGTCGAGGTCGAAAGCACTGGTCGACGCGCTCAACACACGGAGATCCGCATCGTACAGTTCAACGATCTGCACGTCATCCACCTGCCACTGGTAGTGGCTCGTGCCCATGTCGCCATCGTGGCGGAAGCGGAACTTCACGCTGCTGGGGTTGCCCTGGATCGCGCAGGTCAGGTTCACTTTGCGGGTCTGCGTGGGGCTCACGGCGTTCACCGCGATGTCAGCGCCTACCGCGAATCGCTCCGGCCAGGTAGCGCCGCCGTCGGTGCTCACCTCGACATAGTGCGGTGAGTTGTCGCAGCAATAACGCAAGCGCTGCTGGAATTGGAGCTCCACATAAGGCGTCGCGCTCAGGTCGAGCACGGGCGATTCCAAGCTGCCCTCCCAGTTGATGAATTGATCGGCCGGCAATGCCGTTGGGGTATTGCCCACCCAGGTACAGTTGGCGCTGTCGCTGTTGAACATCATGAAGCCATTGGCTGCCGTGGTGCTGCCGATGATCTGCGTGACCGCTGTGTATGCGCCCAGCGGGCCGGTGGTCTTCCGGCGCCAGATCGCGCCATTGGGACCGCTCACGGTCCAAGGGCCAACGCCGTTATTGCCATCAAGTCCGTTGGCGAAATCCTCGCTCCAGATCACATCACCGCCATCGCGGCTGTCGTTCTCCTGGGCAGGAATGGCTTGAATATGATCACGCGAGGGCGTCGCGGCGCGGAAATCCTTGCGGGCCTGGACGCCATTCGCCCATTGGGCCATGGCGCCGCCAGCGATCAGCAGGGCTGGGAGCAGGAGGTAACGTTTGTTCATTGTTGTGTTGGGTTTTCTGGTCCGAAGGGGCACGAAGCTAAGGACTGTCGCTCAAAGACACGATGAGCCGGGGATGCGTTGTTCAATGGTAGGCTTGATGCAGGTTGTGGTTGGTTCCGATCAGGAAGCGGCTACGTCGGTAGGGGTCAGCGGCTCAGCGCGCTACGATCAACGGAAGGGTGACCCCGGATCCATCCCCGCCGATGCGCAGCAAATAGGCTCCAGAGGGCACATCGGAAAGGTCGAAAGGGATGGTCTGGCGCCCATGGAGCCTTCCAAGGCCGAATCTCCGGATAACACGGCCAGCTGCATCGTGCAGGACCAATTCCGCTTGGACACCGGTCCGGAAATCATGCTCGAGGATGGCCGCCCCGCTCACGGGCACCGGGTAGATCCTGCTCGATGGCGTTCCAAGCCGCTCGGCAACGCCCACCCCGTACTCGCTCAGGTGCAACCTTACCATGGGCATGGCGGTGAGCCAATCGATATCGAAGTTGGGCCCCTCCATGAAGGCGGCCGCTCCAACAGGGCCATTGCCGCTGGTGAGCAATCCTACCTGACCAGTGCCTTCCAAGCGCTGGAGCCCCGCAAAAAGGTCCGCCGCGGAGAGCGCAGGCGGGGTCGGAAACGGCAGGTAAAGCGGCAGGCCTTGCGTCGCATCCGCAAGGTCCTCTGATGTAATGGCGTGCCTGAGCGTGGTGTCGATGAAGGCGAAGTTGCCATCCATCAGAATGCCCCGCACTTCCTGGCCCACCTCAGAGCCCGGGTCGAGCACCGCGCTGATGCCCTGGGCAGTGCTTCCTTCATTCACCAACTCGAATCGAACGGCGGCGATGAAGTTTGATTCGCTGCGCGCGTGTCCTTGCACCGTACCAGCATCCAACGCCATTGCTCCGTAGCCATCGTTCCAGCCCGGTCCGGTCATGGTCATCACCGCCATCCCGATGTTATCCGTTGCATCGTCTTCACCCGTGGATGAGGAAGCCGTTGCCGTGTAGGTTACCTCGCCAAGTGCATCGGGAGCCCAGTCAGTCTGTACCACGACCGTTGCGCGTTCGCCGCTGTTGATCGAATCGAGCGAGGCACTGTAAGGGCCGTGATCCACGCCATCATGCGTGGCGATCACACTGACAGCCACTCCGAAGAGCTGGGCCATGCCCACATTGTGCAGATCGACGCTCATGGCCATGGCGCGCGATTGCTCCAACGGAAGCAGGCGGTAGCCAAGGCCATTGGATCCGGGAATGAAGGGCGAAGCAGTGGCATCGCCCATGCGCGCACCGGTCACTGCGAGGTCACGATCCAAGCGCTCGCGGATGCAGATGTCGTCGATGGCGAAGCCGCTGGCCCAATTCGCGCTGTCGCTCCATTGGAAACGCAAGCGCAGATCGCTGATGCCGCCGAGCAGCGACATGGTATAGGTGAGTTGCTGCCAACCAGCGCCGGAGGGGATCATCTCGAAGAGCTGCCATTCGCCGCCGTTCGCACTGAAGTCGATGCGGGCCTCGCCGCCGCCGAGCGCACGGGTGTGATGCACGCGCAGATCGAGCGCAATTTCGAAGAGGCCGGTGAGGTCAATGCTTGGTGTGGCAAGCACGGCTGAATCGAGGTCGCAATTGCAAGGCGGGGCATCATCATTCGCCATGGCGAAGCGGTTGCCCACCGGCGCATCAGGTACCGGGAAGAAGCCGCCAGCGTTGGCATCGATTGCTGTTCCGGCTGAGAATGCCGGTACGAATTCGCCGAGGCCGGTGCCGGAGGAAGTCTGCCGTTCGACCTGATTCGTGCTCCAATCCGCAGGAATGCCCTGCTCGAAGTCCTCGCTCCAAAAGCAGGTGGATTGGCGCGATTGCGCGGATGCGGTTTGCCCGAGCACAAGAGCCGCCAAGGGCAGAAGGACCAGGCTCCGCATCAGGCTTCCACGGTCATGTACTCCTCGATCGGCGGACAGGTGCAGATGAGGTTGCGATCGCCGAAGGCATTATCTACACGGCTCACGGTGGGCCAGTATTTCCACTCGCGGTTCACCTGCGCCGGGAATGCGGCCTGCTCGCGCGAGTAGAGGTGGCTCCATTCGTTGGCGCACACTTCTTCGCTGGTGTGCGGCGCGTTCTTCAGCACGTTATCGGCCTTGTCGGCCTTGCCCTGCTCAATGGCAGCAACCTCTTGGCGGATGCTGATCATGGCTTCGATGAATCGATCCAGCTCGGCCTTGCTCTCGCTCTCGGTGGGTTCCACCATGAGCGTCTCGGCCACCGGGAAGCTCACGGTGGGCGCATGGAAGCCGTAATCCATCAGCCGCTTGGCTACATCGCTGACATCCACGCCGGCCGCGCGCTTGAAGTCGCGGCAATCGAGGATCATCTCATGCGCCACCATGCCCTGGCTGCCAACGTAGAGGATGGGGTAGTGCTTCTCCAGTTTCGCGCGGAGGTAGTTCGCGTTCAGGATGGCGTAGCGCGTGGCATCGGTGAGGCCCTCGCCGCCGAGCATCTTGATGTACCCGTAACTGATCAGCAGGATGAGCGAGCTGCCCCATGGTGCAGCGCTCACGGCAGGAACGGCTTGCTCTCCGCCGGTCTTGATCACCGGATGGCCGGGCAGGAAGGGCTTCAGCTTGTCGTTCACGCAGATGGGGCCCATCCCGGGGCCGCCTCCGCCATGCGGGATCGCGAAGGTCTTGTGCAGGTTCAGGTGGCACACATCAGCGCCGATCTCACCGGGACTTGTCAGTCCCACTTGCGCATTCATGTTGGCGCCATCCATATAGACCAGCCCGCCGTTGGCGTGAATGGTGCTCGTGATCTCCTTGATGCTCTCCTCATAAACGCCGTGCGTGCTGGGGTAGGTCACCATCAAGCAGCTCAGCGTGTCCTTGTACTGTTCGGCCTTCGTCTTCAGGTCGGCCACATCCACATGGCCTTCGCCATCGGCCTTCACCACCACCACCTGCATGCCGGCCATGACTGCACTGGCGGGATTGGTGCCGTGCGCGCTGCTGGGGATCAGCGCGATGTTGCGGTGCTTATCGCCGCGCGCCGCGTGGTAGGCGCGGATCACCAGAAGGCCGGCGTATTCGCCTTGCGCACCGCTGTTCGGTTGCAGCGATACGGCTGTGAATCCCGTGGCCTTGGCGAGCTGTTCGCTCAGCTCCGAGAAGACCTGCTGGTAGCCCTTCACCTGTTCCACTGGCGCGAAGGGGTGGATGTAGGCCCATTCAGGCCTCGTGATGGGCCAAAGGGTGGCGGCCGCATTCAGCTTCATGGTGCATGAGCCGAGCGGTATCATGCCATGAACGAGCGAGAAATCCTTGTTCTCCAAGCGCTTCATGTAGCGCATGAGATCGGTCTCGGAATGGTGCGTGTTGAAGACCGGGTGCGTGAGGAAATCGCTCTTGCGCTGCAGATCGGCGGGAACGCTTGTGCTGGCGCCATTGCCAGCGCTGACAGGCGCCTTCATGCCAGCGGCCTCGGCCAGCGCAGTGATCACGTCGCTTACATCCGTAGGGCGCACTGTTTCGTCGAGGGTGATGCTCGCGTTGCTGCCCTCGTAGCGCAGGTTGATGCCCTTCGCCTCCATCGCATCGCGCAGCTTCTTCACATCCTTCACGCCAGCGAGGGTGATGGTATCGAAGTACGAGCCGTTCGCAACGGTGTAGCCGATCGCCTTCGCCGCCTCGGCCACCGAGCGCGCATGCGCGTGGACGTTTCGGGCGATGCGCTTCAAGCCTTCGGGGCCGTGATAGACCGCGTACATGCCGGCCATCACTGCGAGCAGCGCTTGCGCCGTGCAGATGTTGCTGGTGGCCTTGTCGCGGCGGATATGCTGCTCCCGCGTTTGCAGCGCCATGCGCAGGCCCTGCTTGCCCCGGCGATCCTGGCTCACGCCGATGATGCGGCCCGGGATCAAGCGCTTGTATTCGTCGCTGCAGCAGAAGAAGGCGGCATGCGGACCGCCGTAGCCCATGGGCACGCCGAAACGCTGGCTGTTTCCCACGCACACATCGGCGCCCCACTCGCCCGGAGGCGCAAGGAGCACAAGCGATAGCAGGTCGGCGCAGACGGCCGTCTTCACGCCAGCGGCTTTCGCCTTGCTCACCAACGCGCGGTAATCATTCACGCTGCCGTCGATCGCCGGGTATTGCAGCGCGAGGCCGAAGTAGCCATCGGCGGGGTCGAGGTCCTTCGCGTCACCAACGACGAGCTCCACGCCGATGGGCGCGCATCGGGTCTTCAGCACATCGATGTTCTGCGGGTAGAGGCCCTTGTCGGCAAAGAACCTGTGCGCGTTGGCCAGCTCCTTCGGCCGCGCGGCGTAGAGCATGTGCATGGCTTCAGCGATGGCCGTGGCCTCATCCAGGAGCGATGCATTGGCGATGGGCAGTCCAGTGAGGTCGCTGGACATCGTCTGGAAATTCAACAGCGCTTCGAGGCGGCCCTGCGAGATCTCCGCTTGGTAGGGGGTGTAGGCCGTGTACCATCCGGGATTCTCCAGGATGTTGCGCAGGATGGGCTGCGGCACGATGGTGCCGTTGTAGCCCAAGCCGATGTAGCTGCGGTACTGCTTGTTGCCGCGGCCCAGGTCGCGCATGTGCTCGAGGTATTCCAGCTCGGTCATGGCCGGGCCCACGTCGAG
Coding sequences within it:
- a CDS encoding NTP transferase domain-containing protein, which encodes MSNENTWCVIMAGGVGSRFWPMSRTAYPKQFLDFLGLGRTLLQQTYDRFVPICGKERILVVTNDRYAAIVREQLPDLADWQILEEPQRKNTAPCVAYANAVIGRHDPNAAIIVAPSDHLVLKEEAFHETIRTAVKQARSGDCLVTLGIVPSRPDTGYGYIQFQDGDGTMHPRVKKVKTFTEKPDHATAQRFIESGDFLWNAGIFIWTLKSIDAAFHRHLPEMQASFDRRSGSIGTAEERSAIQEVYAECASESIDYGIMEKTADAFTVMGDFGWSDLGTWGSLYTHLPKDAHGNAAIGSSVKLHECSGNVVHAHDDRLLVLQGLEDCIVVSTNDALLVCRKRDEQQIKQFVNELTAESGERYI
- a CDS encoding SprT-like domain-containing protein, whose product is MPPRAHALDLLRQSLPEGAWPPVLDWLRAHPVRIRITRARATKLGDYRNDRSGRSPRISVNGDLNPYAFLVTLVHEFAHHAVFIEAPRAEPHGHEWRMAYKRLMRPYLSPAVLPPDVLLALTLHMGRPPASSCADPQLMRALHRHDPKPGLHLEDLPEGAIFRYRKALYLKGPRLRKRFKCKCLSDGRSFLMDPLIEVGTTKPETLHLPEPEPIPCAPHEQ
- a CDS encoding ABC transporter permease, translating into MLLLRETFMRPERLSLYWSRTLEEMDLLGVKSLGIVALLSAFMGAVITIQTKTNIDSPLIQAWVVGFATRQSTILEFSPTVISLILAGKVGSSIAAEIGSMRVKEQIDALDIMGVNSAGYLILPKIVATMVINPFLVMISMFLGIFSGWFAGVQTGIVQSDDFLTGIQLDFKVYHVVYALIKTVVFAFLIATVSAYQGYYTRGGTREVGVSSTRAVVFSSMAILLANLILTQMLLL
- a CDS encoding ATP-binding cassette domain-containing protein, translating into MITVEGLGKRFGSVQVLEGIDAEFRKGKVNQVIGRSGSGKSVLAKCMVGLHRPEEGRVLYEGRSFHDMEPEEKRLIRQRIGMLFQGSALFDSLNVIENVMFPLRMFGTMPKSEMADRAHSCLKRVSIIDKDALFPAELSGGMQKRVGIARAIAMEPQYLFCDEPNSGLDPQTSIVIDDLIKDITEEAGITTVVITHDMNSVMETGEHILFIHKGRKWWEGSREELLNSDNKELNEFVFAGSLMRQVKKAMGG
- a CDS encoding T9SS type A sorting domain-containing protein; this encodes MKKIYSTLLLCVAIAGTVSAQKTAYQGPRFTAKPSLDPAVQVGPLLGGARSTILWESDFSNEADWSISSDHQGTLPNNNQWEIGVGIAGTGDYPTPAIQSPTAGNGYAMYDSDGFNNNTANLERANLTTANSFSTAGYPNVIVEFQTQYREYNNEQTYLVVSTNNTDWPTTLEPGSDISGMSNVFYVFEPGELTQGVSPGNPTLRRINISAAAGDQPQVWVRLLFVGIWGYTWYVDDFKVMDQPPYDLVMESGFLSHTGNGEEYGRIPENQLNPTMQIGGNYLNFGVNAMTNATVAMNVTGPTPFLSTSNPVNLASGEAGLWDESFMLPGALGVGTYNATFGLAATETPQEDDTDNNTYLRNFEVNNDWYTLDGIGNHPAGYESLTSTGTNSFTDAADGLVLFNYYEIKTATTIYGLEIGITNASDEGAYFFPAIYDTVLSAAGQLEAPLYENQNVTEINAGHIADGKVTVAFETPYVIQPGGYYVGVKMYSSGGTTNMRVIDDLTVPQPGLAAGIEIPQDQVYTNGNAYHIRLGLNPSIGITEANDLTGISIFPNPSADGLLQFRAEQGGSFTIQVTDMLGREVLNTRTTGSSTLDLRGEAAGVYTVRVSDGKASTAQRVTLK
- a CDS encoding T9SS type A sorting domain-containing protein is translated as MNKRYLLLPALLIAGGAMAQWANGVQARKDFRAATPSRDHIQAIPAQENDSRDGGDVIWSEDFANGLDGNNGVGPWTVSGPNGAIWRRKTTGPLGAYTAVTQIIGSTTAANGFMMFNSDSANCTWVGNTPTALPADQFINWEGSLESPVLDLSATPYVELQFQQRLRYCCDNSPHYVEVSTDGGATWPERFAVGADIAVNAVSPTQTRKVNLTCAIQGNPSSVKFRFRHDGDMGTSHYQWQVDDVQIVELYDADLRVLSASTSAFDLDLALTYDSLRYSLYPFNQLRPVPLNMTVLNNSTIPQDGTVANFTVAQGGNTVLNQDQSLGSFPLCPAEQKVWINPSFTPPAVAGTYDVTFGISATNPDNTPADNSAMASFGVSQYFYGRDLGAISSFEDGAGDGSVLILGNTFYVANATDLHSARVALNTGSEIGAIITAELRDVNQADFPIIATSEEVVIAQSMLGGNGSSNFTNITFNPPVALDAQTDYLLTVHCYGNIRVGNSGTSEEQTSFIYYISPTQGEDWFYTTTTPMVQMNFDPTASVGTLTAVDGVGLGQNIPNPSRNTTVIPYTLDKGASVVIELHDVSGKLVKRIAEGYRPAGSYRSQLNVQELTEGLYLYTLRAGDVTVTKRMSVER